CAGTTCGCGCACCATCTGCTTCAGGAGGTCCTGCGCGGCCCTGCAGCGGTTCAGGTTTAGCTGGATCAACTGCATATCGGTCGAGCCGCCGATCGGGCGAGCTTTCCGCCCCTTTTAAATGCCGCTACAACTCCATCGGTCCCCTTTTCCCTCGGATGGCGTGCAGATCTTGCCACCACTGATCTGCCCACGAAAGGGTTTTCAGCCTCCTCCATCTCAAGCTTCCCGGCTTGCTCTAGGGAGGCTCCCGCGCTGGTCACAGATTTCCCCTTGACGTACGTTGGGGGATATACCGCCCCTTTTCGGTCCCCAGTGCCCCTTTTGATAGGCACCGGCGCGGCGGAGGGGTTGGAATTTAGCCCGATCCTTGGCCTTCTGCCCTTTGCCGTCCCTGTATCCAGGTGCCTGCATTTGCGGAatttcaaatattaaaaaattcagACAGAGTGCGTGTGCGCGTGAGAGAGGCTTTCGTTGTGAAAGGTAACGACCGTCGCTTCACTGACTTTAAACGAGTAAACTTCAGAGCACTCCCAACTATGCAACCGCCTGCCTGTAAGTCTGCCCCGTATCTCCTGGTGATGATGAGTTAAGCTGTGTGATGTCGCAGTAGTTTGGAGAACTTGCAGTCAATGTTATATGTCTTGATCTCGGCAACTGATTGTTGGCTAAATATGCCGCAACATGATAGGCGTGTTTCGACATCAACTAACTTCGAGTTTTTAAAATCAAGAAGGGGGTTAAAGTGCTGCAAGAAATCTAAACCAATGTTTGAGATTTTCTTATCGGCTGTGTAAAGTAGTTTCTTAGGCTGGGATGCGGCTCAGTCTGGCCAGAATCCAATTTACAGAAAAATGTATAAAGGATGGGACATGGATTGGAGATAACTGGTAGGCGGGCGCTAGGTGGAAGTTATCCGCCCCATTTAATCGATCAATAAGACTgagaaaaatgtttatttggaTACAATAAGGTAAATAAAGGCCCCGCGGGTCACTCTTCAGGTACGCCTATTGGGTCTGACTCGTGGCAAGAGCCACAAGTGACCGGAAAGGGGCAAAATATCTCTTGGAGGGGGTTCTTTATGTCGCACAAGCCCGACATTTTGTGCTGTGGCCTGGGTTACGATCTAGCCGGCACGCCTGATCTCACTTAGCATTCGCCGAGGGGGTCACACGTGCTCGTTTGGCCAAACTTGACGGAGTCCCCACTTTACCGCCGGCAGACACTGGTGGAGCAGGGGCGCCGGCAAGTGGTAAGCGACCCCGCACACGAGACTTATTCGGGGGTCAGCCTAAAATGACGGTATTTTCCGGTCGGCTTGTCCGACCCCGGGCCAAGATAGACAtgaaacattttattataaattttaagtCAACAATTCAGGTTTTATTCAAGAGTTTTCTTCATATTCCTCGTTTTAGTATCTCTGCTGTAATATTGCCTTTTGCAAGTTTCTTACATATTTTTCTCGTACCTTAATTTCTAGATCTAGCACTTGAACACATAATTCTAGGGGCGTCTGTAACCTACCCTAACCTTGTAACACCGCATCGACATCGGAAAACCTTCCAAACACGTGGTTGATGGCCGGCTTGGAAGTTTTCGTGGCCACTCGGTGCGGGTCTTGCATCTCACTCACCCATCTCACTCCTGCACACACACGTCGTCGGGTGCGTGTGTTTTCTTGTCTTGCGGCGCAGATCTTCTCGCCGCTGGTCCTGGACCGGGAGATCTACACCGTCCCTGTCCTcgtcctgctgctgctgctcctgccgGGCCAGCGTCAAAAGACCGTTGGTTTGTCTTGTTCTTGTTGTACTCCTCGTTGCTCCTCGAAAGGTCTTTTGTCGCCACTCGCCTGGGCCAGCGTCAAAACGACCGCTGCCTCTCTTCACTTTTGTTCGTCCGTGTCAATCGACCACTCGCAAATCACTGACTCCCAGTTTGTGTCCAGCTTCTTGTCTTGAAGCCGTTTTTCTCGAAACTTCCATGATCTTATCTTCCTCTCGCTCGCACTTGAGCGGGCCCCTGGCGTGTGCCAGATTTCGGGGGATGATTTCGCTGGCGTGCGAATCCCCGTGTATGTCGCGATCCTATTGTCCTCTCCCTCACTCCTATGGCTGGAGTTGGCGCGTGCCAGTTTTTCGTGGTGAGCTCTCGCgctttgtgtgtgtgtgaggtgAGCTTTGGCTCGCTAGCGGTGGGTGTTCCGCTTGACTATCGTGTGTGGCTGTTCGTGCCTAATCTTAACCTACGATTAATACTGAACTTATCTACTAATACGATTAATACTAAACTTATCTACTCATACTTCTATTTGTGAGGAGCCGTACGGTTCCTTACATTCCCCTCCTACTTCGGGGGGCGTTGCGAAATGGTGATCTCGTCCCGCTTATTGATGTGGACCCGGAATTTCACTTCCCCTGCTCGGAAGAGGAACTTCCGGTCCACACGACGTCCGCTGCGTTCCTGCGGTGAGATGTGGTCCACAAGGGATCGCGGCAGGCGGTTCCCCTCCACCCTGTTGCGCCAATGTGGTGAAGGGACAATCCGCTCCACGCCCTCCAGTGTTGATTGGCGGGAGCGGTCGTCGCTGCGCAACGCCGCTGCGTCCTGCACCAGTGCGGCTTCTGCTTGGTCCTGCGTGGGTACCGGGCGTCTGTCTCCATCCAATCCATCTCTTCCGCCCAGCTCGCGAAAATGGGTGGATGGGGGCCTTCGACTTCATCGTCCGGCTCTGTGGCTGTAACCTTGGTGTTAGACTGCTCGACTGCCACCAGGGTTGGCATCTCCTCATCGGCGTCGCCTCTTGTAGGTTCGAGGAACGCCTCCAGCCAGGCTCGGCTGGCTCGCCGCAGTTGCCTACGGCTGACTTGCTGCGCTGATGGGTGTAGGGTGTAGGGTGTAGGGTGTAGGTGTAGGGTGTACCCACGGTTGCTCCTCACCACCGTCTCTCTCGGTGTATCTCGCGATAGAGCTCCTCCCGGACGCCATTCGGGCTCAGGGCCTCCACTGCGACCACAGGTGGGGCACACTTCGGCCTAGCGCGGCATCCGTGGCCTTGGATCCGGGGCAGGGTCCGATGGCCTCCTCCACGCACTTGATCTTGTGCCACCAATCAGGGGAATTCCCCGTCGTCGGATCTGTGAAGAGACAATGGATTAGTTTTCGGTTTTCCACAGTGGTCTAGCTAGCGTTTTGTACGCAGTTAGACGGGTCATGATGGACTAGTTGTTAGTTTTCCGCAGGGTTAGTTTGTGCAGCACTGGGAGCATGGAGTTCTTCCCCCTTAGGGGAGGGAGGACGTTGGGAAGGCGCATCTCCCATCAAGTGGCCCTCACTAACTCCGCGTTGGCTCCTTTCTCAGTGTCCCGTCTCGAAAATTGCTCATAGCTTATTCTACGGTATCCACAGGATCTTCGTGGTCATCGTGCCTCTGTTGTGTTAATTCCTGGGTTCCTCTGGTATAGGTTGCCTCTTTCAGGTCGGCCAGTGCTGCGGTTCTGCGTTGTCTTCCGTTGACTTGCTGAAGTCGTACTATTGTGGGCGCGATAAACTTGACGACTTTGTATGGCCCTTCGTATTTGGGCGCGACCTTGGCGGCGAAGTTGTCCACTGCCTTGGACAAGTGATGTCGTCTTAGAAATACCAAAGATCCTAACGTGGGTTTCCATGCGCGGCGGCGGAGACCATATTGTTTCCTCTGTTCTTGTAAAGCTCTCTGCGTATTATCCTGTACTTGCTTAAACACGTCTCGAAACATTTCTGCCTTGTCAAGAGGCGATCGAGCGGCGTTTGTGTCTCCTGGCGTGACTTCATCGTACAGGGCCCCTGGGAGGCGTGGCTCCATGCAGTGAACGATGAAGGCTGGGCTGAACCCAGTAGAGTCTGAAACGCTGCTGTTTATAGCCTGATTTAGTTCTGGCAAGAGCTCGTCCCAGGTCATATGCTTCTCTTTGATGTATTGGGCGACCATAGTCTTAATGGTTCTATTTGCCCTCTCAGTTGGATTCTGCTGCGGAGTGTAGGGCGCGGTATATTGGATTTCCATTCCGGCTTGTTTGCAGAAAGCCTTGAAGGACCGACTTGTAACGCGAGGAAACCCAAAGTGGTTCAAAATCCTCTCTCGAAGGGATTTCTCGAGTTGGGCTGAGGTGGCTTTTCTCAAAGGGACCAATTCTACCCATTTCGAAAATGCGTCGAAAAATACCAGTAGTATACTATTCCCACTCTTGGATCGCGGGAGGGGCCTAATAAAATCTGCACAGATCGTGTCAAAGGGCTCACTGATCTGTCTGGTGCACATTTCACCGGCCGGCTTGTTCTGGCCTACCTTATACCGCTGACTCGTATCGCACTTACGGACGTATCTAGCTACATCGCGGAAGAGTCCTGGCCAGTAGTAACGGTGGGCGGGGCCGCCGTCGGCTGGTCATGGCACTCCAACAGCACCCGCGGTCGGTGTTCCTTGGCCATAAACAGCTTCCATGGCACGGATTCCTCATCGTCGGACCGTTCCTGTACTAGATTTACCATCCGCTGGTACCAAGTGTATTATATCTGCGACTATGTTTTGGTCTCCGCGTCTGCATGGACGTCAAACTGATACTGTTGCAGTTCTAACGCCCAGCGCGCTATTCGGCCAGTGGGGTTATCGATTGAGTTAAGCCACTTCAGCGCGAGGTGGTCTGTTATTACCTCAAATCGATACCTTTCCAAATAACAACTTAACTCCTGATGGCCCATACAATGGCCAGACACTCCTTCTCTGTGGCCGAATAATTCTCTTCAGCGGCGATGAGACGTCGGCTAGCAAATGCGATGACGCGCTCCGTGCCTTGGATCGTCTGAGTTAAGACGGCTCCCAGACCTATGTTGCTGGCATCGGTTTGAAGCACAAATTTCTCGCTGAAATCCGGGCATGCCAGCACGGGTGCCTCGAAGGCGACGGCAGCATTCTCGGGTGTATATCCCGCGGCGTCCACAACTCCAACTGAAAATGACTCTGGGATTCTGGTAGTCATAAGCAAAATGTCCCTCCTCCGCACAGTTTCTGCAGGCCTGTCTGACGTTATAAGCCTGATTCCCTACAGAATTACCGGTTCCGGGGTCACGGCAGAAAGGACCAGTGTTCTTCTCTGTGTTTGCCCTAAGGGGGCCTGTGATGCTCCGTGGCTAATTTGCCCCGGGCGTGATTGGGATCCTGCTAATATCCTCGTGTTCTGATGGATGTCTCGATCCCGTGTTATTTCGTAGTTCAC
This sequence is a window from Drosophila suzukii unplaced genomic scaffold, CBGP_Dsuzu_IsoJpt1.0 scf_12, whole genome shotgun sequence. Protein-coding genes within it:
- the LOC139354659 gene encoding uncharacterized protein; this encodes MEIQYTAPYTPQQNPTERANRTIKTMVAQYIKEKHMTWDELLPELNQAINSSVSDSTGFSPAFIVHCMEPRLPGALYDEVTPGDTNAARSPLDKAEMFRDVFKQVQDNTQRALQEQRKQYGLRRRAWKPTLGSLVFLRRHHLSKAVDNFAAKVAPKYEGPYKVVKFIAPTIVRLQQVNGRQRRTAALADLKEATYTRGTQELTQQRHDDHEDPVDTVE